In Nitrosospira briensis C-128, a genomic segment contains:
- the rlmB gene encoding 23S rRNA (guanosine(2251)-2'-O)-methyltransferase RlmB, protein MSHIRLIFGFHAITSRLRQNPASIKEIFLDAERRDQRARDLAKLAETQEVRLISCDNTRLAAMAGGARHQGVAANIDASRSYVDIDDVLDTLTEPALLLVLDGIQDPHNLGACLRVADAFGVHAVIAPKDRAVGLTATVHKVASGAADAVPYVSVTNLARTLRELKQRGISIIGATADSDIDLNSVKLEGPVAWVLGAEGKGMRRLTREVCDRLVAIPMLGSVESLNVSVSAGICFFETRRQRAAQEAAGRPAIKAAAAPA, encoded by the coding sequence ATGTCCCATATACGCCTTATATTCGGCTTCCACGCTATTACCAGCCGGCTGCGGCAAAATCCTGCCAGCATCAAGGAAATTTTTCTCGATGCCGAGCGCCGGGACCAGCGCGCGCGTGACTTGGCGAAGCTTGCCGAAACCCAGGAGGTCCGGTTGATCTCATGTGATAACACCAGGCTTGCGGCGATGGCCGGTGGTGCGCGCCATCAGGGCGTGGCGGCGAATATAGACGCCTCTCGCAGTTATGTGGATATAGACGATGTGCTGGACACGCTGACTGAACCTGCGTTGCTTCTGGTGCTGGACGGCATACAGGACCCGCACAATCTGGGCGCCTGCCTGCGGGTGGCGGATGCCTTTGGCGTTCATGCCGTGATCGCGCCGAAGGACCGTGCCGTCGGGCTCACCGCCACGGTGCATAAGGTAGCGAGTGGTGCAGCCGATGCCGTGCCGTATGTTTCCGTGACTAATCTGGCTCGCACGTTGCGGGAGCTGAAACAGCGCGGTATATCGATAATCGGCGCAACGGCCGATTCGGACATCGATCTCAACTCTGTGAAGCTGGAGGGGCCTGTTGCCTGGGTGCTTGGCGCGGAAGGGAAAGGTATGCGCCGGCTGACGCGCGAGGTCTGTGATCGCCTTGTTGCCATCCCCATGCTGGGCAGCGTGGAAAGCCTCAACGTTTCTGTCAGCGCCGGCATATGCTTCTTCGAGACTCGCCGGCAGCGCGCTGCGCAGGAAGCCGCCGGGCGGCCCGCTATAAAAGCCGCTGCCGCGCCTGCGTGA
- the rpsF gene encoding 30S ribosomal protein S6, whose amino-acid sequence MRHYEIVFIVHPDQSEQVPAMIERYRGIVTARNGQVHRLEDWGRRQLTYLIQKVHKAHYVLMNIECDQETLDELDHSFKFNDAILRHLTTKMGGPVTTPSPMMREEKPRSAAPAAEELKETTLAT is encoded by the coding sequence ATGCGACATTACGAGATCGTTTTTATCGTCCATCCTGACCAGAGCGAGCAGGTTCCCGCGATGATCGAGCGTTACCGCGGAATCGTTACTGCGAGAAACGGACAGGTTCACCGCCTGGAAGATTGGGGGCGCCGCCAGCTCACCTACCTGATCCAGAAGGTTCACAAGGCGCATTACGTGCTGATGAACATTGAATGTGATCAGGAAACACTGGACGAACTGGATCATTCATTTAAATTCAACGACGCGATATTGCGGCATCTCACCACTAAAATGGGCGGGCCGGTAACGACGCCTTCGCCAATGATGCGCGAAGAAAAACCAAGGTCAGCCGCCCCCGCAGCGGAGGAGCTTAAAGAAACCACTCTCGCGACGTAG
- the priB gene encoding primosomal replication protein N, whose protein sequence is MNCNQTVICGKIIEIGSLRYTPAGVAVTEFKISHVSRQIEADKPRQVECEISAVALAQMAEAIAGIAPDTLVKLAGFLAKKSRMSLQLVLHVNKVDLI, encoded by the coding sequence TTGAACTGCAACCAGACTGTAATTTGCGGAAAGATTATCGAAATCGGTAGTTTGCGTTACACACCGGCGGGGGTGGCGGTGACGGAATTCAAGATTAGCCACGTCTCCCGCCAGATCGAAGCAGATAAGCCGCGCCAGGTGGAGTGCGAAATTTCGGCAGTGGCGCTAGCACAGATGGCTGAAGCCATTGCGGGCATAGCGCCCGATACGCTAGTGAAACTCGCGGGTTTTCTGGCAAAAAAAAGCCGGATGAGCTTGCAGCTGGTGCTGCATGTGAACAAAGTTGACCTTATTTAA
- the rpsR gene encoding 30S ribosomal protein S18, giving the protein MARFISRRKDGKDKDKDKKANRPLFKRRKFCRFTAEGIKTVDYKDVELLKDFINENGRIIPARITGTKSRYQRQLSIAIERARFLALLPYTDLH; this is encoded by the coding sequence ATGGCTCGTTTTATTTCAAGACGTAAAGATGGTAAAGACAAGGACAAGGACAAAAAGGCCAACCGCCCGTTGTTCAAGCGCAGGAAATTCTGCCGGTTTACCGCGGAAGGCATTAAAACCGTGGATTATAAGGATGTCGAGTTATTGAAAGATTTCATCAATGAAAACGGCAGGATCATTCCGGCCCGCATTACCGGTACCAAGTCGCGTTATCAGCGCCAGCTAAGTATTGCTATTGAGCGCGCGCGCTTTCTCGCGTTGCTTCCTTACACCGATTTGCACTGA
- the rplI gene encoding 50S ribosomal protein L9, producing the protein MQIILMEKILNLGQLGDVVKVKNGYARNFLIPQGKAKRATQAAIAEFEVKRAELEKTHADVLAAAQARAEKLDGLMVQISQKAGVDGKLFGSVTNADIEEALKAQGFEIERAMIRMPQGSLKQVGDHPVTIALHSEVLANIVVSVLGETTS; encoded by the coding sequence ATGCAGATCATACTGATGGAAAAGATTCTCAATCTCGGCCAGTTGGGTGACGTTGTCAAAGTCAAAAACGGGTATGCACGGAATTTCCTTATTCCGCAAGGCAAGGCAAAGCGGGCGACGCAGGCAGCCATTGCCGAGTTCGAGGTGAAGCGCGCGGAATTGGAAAAAACCCACGCGGACGTCCTAGCTGCTGCTCAGGCGCGTGCGGAAAAACTGGACGGATTAATGGTGCAGATTAGCCAGAAGGCCGGCGTTGACGGCAAACTGTTCGGTTCAGTTACCAATGCTGATATCGAGGAGGCATTGAAAGCCCAGGGCTTCGAGATTGAACGGGCAATGATACGCATGCCGCAAGGTTCATTGAAGCAGGTGGGAGACCATCCCGTCACGATTGCATTGCATAGTGAAGTACTGGCAAATATTGTTGTCTCCGTTTTGGGCGAAACTACTTCCTGA
- the dnaB gene encoding replicative DNA helicase, which yields MAQFRTAATNDQLLESYKMPPHSVEAEQSVLGGLMLDNYAWDKVADVITEEDFYRQDHRLIYRHICKLVEHSKPADVVTVAESLEISAELQNVGGLAYVGVIVQNTPSAANIRRYAEIVRERAVMRRLAQVGSEISDSAYSPAGRSAATLLDEAEAKVFEIAEAGARGKQGFIDIQPLLKQVVERIETLYNQDNPSDVTGIATGFHDLDQKTSGFQPGDLVIVAGRPSMGKTAFSLNIAEHVSLVLEKPVAVFSMEMGGAQLAMRMLGSVGRLDQHKVRTGRLQDEDWSKLTHALGKLSEAPLFIDESAALNALEVRARARRLHRQHGELGLIVVDYLQLMSSAGQGENRATEISEISRSLKALAKELQVPVVALSQLNRSLEQRPNKRPIMSDLRESGAIEQDADLILFIYRDEVYNPDTQDKGIAEIIIGKQRNGPIGKVDLTFLGEYTRFESCAKSGHY from the coding sequence ATGGCTCAATTCCGCACCGCAGCCACCAACGATCAGTTGCTTGAATCCTACAAAATGCCGCCACATTCGGTTGAGGCGGAGCAGTCTGTACTGGGCGGGTTGATGCTTGATAATTATGCCTGGGATAAGGTGGCTGACGTCATCACTGAAGAAGATTTTTACCGGCAGGACCATCGGCTCATTTATCGCCACATTTGCAAACTGGTGGAGCATAGCAAACCCGCGGACGTGGTGACCGTCGCCGAGTCGCTTGAAATATCAGCTGAGCTGCAAAACGTAGGTGGATTGGCCTATGTAGGTGTGATCGTTCAAAATACGCCCTCCGCAGCCAATATTCGGCGTTATGCGGAAATCGTGCGCGAACGGGCAGTGATGCGCAGACTGGCTCAGGTCGGCTCGGAGATCTCGGACTCCGCGTATAGTCCCGCAGGGCGCTCCGCTGCGACCCTGCTGGATGAAGCTGAAGCCAAGGTGTTCGAGATTGCCGAGGCAGGGGCGCGGGGAAAGCAGGGTTTTATCGATATTCAACCGCTCCTCAAGCAGGTCGTGGAGCGTATCGAGACACTTTACAATCAGGATAATCCCAGCGATGTGACCGGAATCGCTACCGGATTCCATGACCTCGATCAGAAGACTTCCGGCTTTCAACCGGGTGACCTGGTTATTGTCGCGGGTAGACCCTCCATGGGCAAAACCGCCTTTTCGCTCAACATTGCCGAGCATGTTTCGCTGGTACTGGAAAAACCCGTCGCCGTATTCAGTATGGAAATGGGGGGAGCGCAGCTGGCAATGCGCATGCTGGGCTCGGTAGGACGCCTGGATCAGCACAAGGTTCGCACCGGCCGCTTGCAGGATGAGGATTGGTCCAAGCTGACGCATGCGCTGGGCAAGCTGAGCGAGGCGCCACTTTTCATCGATGAAAGCGCGGCACTGAATGCGCTGGAGGTTAGAGCGCGGGCGCGCCGGCTTCATCGCCAGCATGGTGAACTGGGATTAATCGTGGTCGATTATTTGCAGCTGATGTCCTCAGCCGGTCAAGGCGAGAATCGGGCCACTGAAATTTCCGAGATTTCCCGTTCGCTGAAGGCATTGGCAAAAGAATTGCAAGTACCTGTCGTCGCGCTGTCGCAATTGAACCGCAGCCTTGAGCAGCGCCCGAACAAGCGCCCCATCATGTCCGACCTGCGCGAATCCGGGGCCATTGAACAGGATGCGGACCTGATTCTTTTTATCTATCGGGATGAAGTCTATAACCCGGATACGCAAGACAAGGGAATCGCTGAAATCATCATAGGCAAGCAACGGAACGGCCCGATCGGCAAAGTCGATCTCACCTTCCTTGGGGAATATACCCGGTTTGAGAGCTGCGCCAAATCCGGGCACTATTGA
- a CDS encoding PhoH family protein, with product MSPRKPASSTVSPVTKITRLRTNPKLFVLDSNVLMHDPTSLFRFQEHDIYIPMVILEELDNNKKGMSEVARNARQTSRFLDEIVSSAVTDIDQGISLQPHGSKSATGRLFLQTQAITSVLPMRLASGSADNQIIGVVKFLHETYPDRSVALVSKDINMRIKARALGLAAEDYFNDKVLEDTDLLFSGIQELPTDFWDKHGKEMESWQQSGHTFYRVKGPLCASFIVNQFVYLEHDKPFYAKVTEHSGKTAVLQTLKDYTHQKNNTWGITARNREQNFALNLLMNPEVDFVTLLGQAGTGKTLLTLAAGLMQTLEHKVYSEIIMTRVTVPVGEDIGFLPGTEEEKMTPWMGALEDNLDVLNKTDSSTGEWGRAATLDLIRSRIKIKSLNFMRGRTFINKFLIIDEAQNLTPKQMKTLITRAGPATKVVCLGNIAQIDTPYLSEGSSGLTYVVDRFKGWSHSGHVTLQRGERSRLADYATEVL from the coding sequence ATGAGTCCTAGAAAACCGGCTTCATCTACAGTTTCTCCCGTTACCAAAATCACCCGTTTGCGAACCAACCCCAAGTTGTTCGTACTCGACAGCAATGTGCTGATGCATGATCCCACCAGCCTGTTCCGTTTCCAGGAACACGATATTTATATCCCCATGGTAATCCTTGAGGAGCTCGACAATAACAAGAAAGGAATGTCGGAGGTGGCGCGTAACGCGCGCCAGACCAGTCGTTTTCTGGATGAGATCGTCAGCAGTGCGGTAACCGATATTGATCAAGGTATTTCATTGCAGCCGCACGGCAGCAAGAGCGCAACCGGACGACTGTTCCTCCAGACGCAGGCGATCACTAGCGTTTTGCCCATGCGGTTGGCCAGCGGCAGCGCCGATAACCAGATCATCGGCGTCGTGAAATTTTTGCACGAAACCTATCCGGATCGTAGCGTTGCGCTGGTGTCCAAAGACATCAACATGCGTATCAAGGCGCGGGCGCTGGGGTTGGCGGCAGAGGATTACTTCAACGACAAGGTCCTGGAAGACACCGATCTCCTCTTTTCCGGGATACAGGAATTACCCACGGATTTCTGGGACAAACACGGCAAGGAAATGGAATCGTGGCAGCAATCCGGCCATACGTTTTACCGCGTCAAAGGCCCGCTATGCGCCAGCTTTATCGTCAATCAGTTCGTTTATCTGGAGCATGACAAACCGTTCTATGCCAAAGTCACCGAGCACAGCGGCAAAACCGCCGTTCTGCAGACGCTCAAGGACTACACCCACCAGAAAAATAACACGTGGGGGATCACCGCACGCAATCGTGAGCAAAATTTTGCGCTCAATTTGCTGATGAACCCGGAAGTGGATTTTGTCACGCTACTGGGGCAGGCGGGGACGGGCAAGACTTTGCTTACACTCGCCGCGGGCCTGATGCAGACGCTCGAGCACAAGGTTTATTCTGAAATTATCATGACGCGCGTCACGGTGCCGGTAGGTGAGGATATCGGCTTTCTGCCGGGAACCGAAGAAGAAAAGATGACGCCGTGGATGGGCGCGCTGGAAGATAACTTGGATGTCCTCAACAAAACGGACAGCAGCACGGGAGAATGGGGCCGCGCCGCCACGCTCGATCTGATCCGCTCACGCATCAAGATCAAGTCGCTCAACTTCATGCGTGGGCGAACCTTCATCAATAAGTTTCTGATAATTGATGAGGCGCAGAATCTTACGCCCAAGCAGATGAAAACGCTCATCACCCGCGCCGGGCCGGCGACCAAAGTGGTATGCCTGGGCAATATTGCCCAGATAGATACACCTTATTTGTCCGAAGGAAGCTCGGGATTGACTTATGTGGTGGATCGATTCAAGGGATGGAGCCACAGCGGCCACGTAACGCTACAGCGCGGTGAACGTTCCAGGTTGGCCGATTATGCGACTGAGGTCTTGTAA
- a CDS encoding peroxiredoxin: MLNQPVPDFELPSTSNKVFRLSEVSGKNLVIYFYPKDNTPGCTTEGQQFRDAYGEFEKLGCDIVGISRDSIKSHENFKAKMEFPFELLSDSDEIACKLFDVIKMKNMYGKQVRGIERSTFVIDANGILRAEWRKVKIDGHVEEVLEFVKNLGRESHES, encoded by the coding sequence ATGCTAAATCAGCCCGTTCCCGATTTTGAGCTTCCTTCCACCAGCAATAAGGTATTCCGCCTGTCCGAGGTGTCCGGAAAAAACCTCGTAATTTATTTTTATCCGAAAGACAACACGCCAGGATGCACCACAGAGGGTCAGCAGTTCCGCGACGCTTATGGCGAATTTGAAAAACTGGGCTGCGATATTGTAGGTATCTCGCGAGACAGTATCAAGTCGCATGAAAATTTCAAGGCGAAGATGGAATTCCCTTTCGAATTGCTGAGCGACAGCGACGAAATCGCTTGCAAGCTGTTCGACGTCATCAAGATGAAAAATATGTACGGCAAACAGGTTCGTGGCATAGAGCGGAGCACATTCGTCATCGATGCAAACGGGATCCTGCGGGCGGAATGGCGGAAAGTCAAAATTGATGGCCATGTCGAGGAAGTACTGGAATTCGTGAAGAACCTGGGCAGAGAAAGTCATGAGTCCTAG
- the queD gene encoding 6-carboxytetrahydropterin synthase QueD, giving the protein MLITRRLEFDAGHRIPSHNSKCRHLHGHRYAIEITLSGDIITEAGVAEQGMVMDYSEVKRIANTVLVDKWDHAFLVYSEDVKLLQFLQSLEDHKTVVLDTPPTAENLVLTAFRILDAAYQDTYGNHLRLEQVRLFETPNCWADATRAQVLKMR; this is encoded by the coding sequence ATGTTAATTACACGCAGGCTGGAATTCGATGCCGGCCATCGCATACCTTCCCATAATAGCAAATGCCGTCACTTGCACGGGCATCGCTACGCTATTGAAATTACCCTGTCCGGGGACATTATCACTGAGGCGGGCGTCGCCGAACAAGGGATGGTAATGGATTATTCCGAGGTAAAGCGCATTGCCAACACCGTGCTGGTGGACAAATGGGATCATGCATTCCTGGTATATTCCGAAGACGTAAAGTTATTGCAATTTCTTCAATCGCTGGAAGATCATAAAACAGTCGTGCTGGATACGCCACCCACGGCGGAAAATCTCGTGCTCACCGCATTCCGGATACTGGATGCGGCTTATCAGGATACCTATGGCAACCACCTGAGACTGGAGCAGGTGCGCTTGTTTGAAACGCCCAATTGCTGGGCAGATGCCACGCGAGCCCAGGTATTGAAGATGCGCTGA
- a CDS encoding radical SAM protein: MQRTSKRLHVEDHSRDVAGMTYVYPVVSRRAGGVSIGINLNPNNACNWRCIYCQVPELKRGTAPVIDLAKLEAELRTFLHEILHGNFMQAQVPPEARRINDIAFSGNGEPTSAREFEQAVELIGRVKADYDLPEALKLVLITNGSLIERPGVQAGLRRMAALNGEVWFKLDSVTREGRRSINNTSMSLKQVRENLELAASLCPTWLQTCVFQIDGLPPTQLESDAYLTFIEKFLQGGGLLKGVLLYGLARPSLQPEAPRLTNIGQAWMESFSTKIRALGLAVKLNP, from the coding sequence TTGCAGCGAACTTCCAAACGATTGCATGTCGAGGACCACAGCCGCGATGTCGCGGGGATGACCTACGTCTATCCCGTGGTGTCGCGGCGCGCCGGAGGCGTTTCGATAGGCATCAATCTCAATCCCAACAATGCATGCAACTGGCGCTGCATTTATTGCCAGGTTCCTGAACTCAAACGCGGAACGGCGCCGGTAATTGATCTGGCCAAGCTCGAGGCGGAATTGCGCACGTTCCTGCATGAAATCCTGCATGGCAACTTCATGCAGGCACAAGTACCGCCGGAAGCGCGGCGCATCAACGACATCGCATTTTCCGGCAATGGCGAACCCACCAGTGCCCGGGAGTTTGAACAGGCGGTGGAACTGATCGGACGCGTGAAAGCCGATTACGACCTGCCCGAGGCGCTTAAGCTGGTGTTGATCACCAATGGCAGCCTGATCGAGCGGCCTGGCGTACAGGCGGGCTTGCGCCGCATGGCAGCGCTCAACGGCGAGGTCTGGTTCAAGCTGGATAGTGTTACCCGGGAGGGGAGGCGCTCCATCAACAATACCAGTATGAGCCTGAAGCAGGTTCGTGAAAACCTGGAGCTGGCTGCGTCTTTATGCCCTACCTGGCTGCAAACCTGCGTGTTTCAAATCGATGGCTTGCCGCCGACTCAGCTGGAATCGGACGCCTATCTAACATTTATAGAGAAATTCCTGCAAGGAGGAGGGCTGCTCAAAGGGGTATTGCTATATGGGCTTGCACGCCCGTCCCTGCAGCCGGAAGCACCGAGGCTCACAAACATCGGTCAGGCGTGGATGGAGTCATTTTCGACGAAAATCCGCGCCCTCGGACTCGCTGTCAAGCTGAATCCGTGA
- a CDS encoding helix-turn-helix domain-containing protein, giving the protein MKLFEEISNPREIRRKLGLNQHDFWSKVGVTQSGGSRYESGRNMPRPVRELVRLVHMEHIDLTKIKKDDLAVAALLKSQNPDLYKSLKKAAKAK; this is encoded by the coding sequence ATGAAACTCTTCGAAGAAATATCCAATCCTCGTGAAATCCGCCGCAAATTGGGTCTTAACCAGCATGACTTCTGGAGCAAAGTCGGTGTCACTCAAAGTGGAGGCTCCCGTTACGAAAGCGGGCGGAATATGCCCCGGCCGGTAAGAGAGCTCGTGCGACTCGTACATATGGAGCATATCGATCTCACCAAAATCAAAAAGGATGATCTGGCCGTGGCTGCGTTGCTGAAAAGCCAGAATCCCGATTTGTACAAGAGTCTGAAGAAAGCAGCCAAGGCAAAGTAA
- a CDS encoding aspartate kinase encodes MTLIIQKYGGTSVGSTERIKNVARRIAKFQSRGHQVVVVVSAMSGETNRLIALAREFQSHPDPRELDVMVSTGEQVSVALLSMALMDMGIKAKSYTGTQVRILTDNAHTKARILKIDEDKIRRDLDAGYVVAVAGFQGVDEAGSITTLGRGGSDTTAVALAAALEADECQIYTDVDGVYTTDPRIVPEARRLKTITFEEMLEMASLGSKVLQIRAVEFAGKYKVNLRVLSSFEEEGEGTLITLEEEKNMEHAIISGIAFNRDEAKITVLGVPDRPGIAYQILGPVADANIDVDMIIQNVGHDGLTDFSFTINRNEFARTMNILENQVQAHIGARGVVGGERIAKVSAVGVGMRSHVGIASRMFRALAEEGINIQMISTSEIKISVVVDEKYMELAVRVLHKVFELDQAP; translated from the coding sequence GTGACACTTATTATTCAAAAATATGGCGGTACATCGGTCGGCAGCACTGAGCGCATCAAGAACGTCGCGCGGCGCATAGCGAAGTTTCAATCCCGTGGCCACCAGGTCGTGGTTGTGGTTTCAGCAATGAGCGGGGAAACCAATCGTCTTATTGCTTTAGCCAGGGAATTCCAGTCGCATCCCGATCCGCGTGAACTGGATGTCATGGTGTCGACCGGAGAGCAGGTTTCTGTCGCGCTGCTTTCGATGGCGCTGATGGATATGGGCATCAAAGCAAAGAGCTATACCGGGACACAGGTGAGAATACTTACCGACAACGCCCATACTAAAGCGCGGATATTGAAAATCGATGAGGATAAAATACGCAGGGATCTCGATGCAGGGTATGTGGTGGCGGTGGCCGGGTTTCAGGGCGTGGATGAAGCCGGCAGTATCACCACTTTGGGCCGCGGCGGGTCCGATACGACGGCGGTTGCACTAGCGGCAGCACTTGAGGCCGATGAATGCCAGATTTATACCGATGTGGATGGCGTTTATACCACCGATCCGCGCATCGTGCCTGAAGCTCGCAGGCTCAAGACCATTACTTTCGAGGAAATGCTTGAAATGGCGAGCCTGGGCTCGAAGGTATTGCAAATTCGTGCCGTCGAATTCGCAGGTAAATACAAGGTTAATTTACGGGTGTTGTCCAGCTTCGAGGAAGAAGGGGAGGGCACACTGATTACTCTCGAGGAAGAAAAGAACATGGAGCATGCGATTATTTCCGGTATCGCATTTAATCGGGATGAAGCCAAGATTACCGTGCTGGGTGTGCCGGACCGCCCCGGAATTGCTTATCAGATTCTCGGCCCGGTCGCGGATGCCAATATCGATGTGGATATGATCATCCAGAACGTCGGCCACGACGGCCTGACGGATTTTTCGTTTACGATAAACCGCAACGAATTTGCCAGAACCATGAATATCCTGGAGAACCAGGTTCAGGCCCATATCGGCGCGCGTGGTGTCGTCGGCGGCGAAAGAATAGCCAAGGTATCGGCAGTGGGTGTCGGAATGCGCTCGCATGTCGGTATCGCCAGCAGAATGTTTCGAGCCCTGGCGGAAGAAGGAATCAATATCCAGATGATTTCCACCTCTGAAATAAAAATCTCGGTGGTGGTGGATGAGAAATACATGGAGCTCGCCGTACGCGTGCTGCATAAGGTGTTTGAACTGGATCAGGCGCCATAA
- a CDS encoding zinc-dependent alcohol dehydrogenase family protein, which translates to MSTLNVSMHAMVLEGPGQPVQMRSMPRPQPGSDELLVKIAACAVCRTDLHVVDGELPDPKLPIIPGHEIIGRVVACGTNVHNFSIGERIGIPWLGWTCGHCRYCRSGQENLCTTAKFTGYQIDGGYAEYTVADARYCFRIPGVYSDVEAAPLMCAGLIGYRALRMTEDAERVGIYGFGAAAHIVAQILAHQRRKLFAFTRSGDIVAQDFAGRMGAAWTGNSDMMPPEALDAAIIFAPVGALVPAALRAVRPGGIVVCGGIHMSDIPSFPYDILWREKRLVSVANLTRRDAEEFLALAPEVPIRVTTELLPLSQANTALTRLREGKLTGAAVLIPES; encoded by the coding sequence ATGTCTACGCTAAACGTTTCCATGCATGCAATGGTTCTAGAAGGGCCCGGTCAACCGGTTCAGATGCGCAGCATGCCTCGCCCACAACCAGGCTCTGATGAGCTGCTGGTCAAGATTGCAGCCTGCGCTGTTTGCCGCACTGATTTACATGTGGTTGACGGCGAACTGCCCGATCCAAAGCTCCCCATTATTCCGGGCCATGAAATTATCGGTCGAGTGGTGGCTTGCGGAACGAATGTCCATAATTTTTCTATCGGTGAACGGATCGGCATCCCCTGGCTGGGATGGACCTGCGGCCATTGCCGGTACTGCCGCAGCGGACAGGAGAATTTATGTACTACCGCCAAATTCACGGGTTATCAGATCGATGGCGGGTATGCCGAGTACACTGTCGCCGACGCGCGTTATTGTTTTCGTATACCCGGCGTTTATAGCGATGTCGAAGCGGCCCCCCTGATGTGTGCCGGACTCATTGGTTACCGTGCACTCAGGATGACGGAAGATGCGGAACGGGTCGGAATTTATGGATTTGGCGCCGCCGCCCATATCGTGGCCCAGATTCTGGCTCATCAGCGACGGAAATTGTTTGCATTCACACGTTCTGGGGATATTGTGGCGCAGGATTTTGCCGGGAGGATGGGCGCTGCGTGGACAGGCAACTCGGACATGATGCCGCCCGAAGCGCTCGATGCGGCTATCATTTTTGCACCGGTCGGCGCGCTGGTGCCTGCCGCATTGCGAGCGGTTCGTCCGGGTGGAATTGTCGTATGTGGGGGTATCCATATGAGCGACATCCCCAGTTTTCCCTACGATATTCTATGGCGTGAAAAGCGTTTGGTCTCAGTCGCCAATCTCACCCGTCGAGATGCCGAAGAATTTCTAGCGCTGGCGCCAGAAGTTCCAATCAGGGTAACTACGGAATTGTTGCCGCTCAGCCAGGCGAATACAGCATTAACGAGGCTGCGTGAAGGGAAGTTAACTGGTGCGGCGGTGCTCATTCCTGAGTCTTAG
- a CDS encoding DsrE family protein: MQFIISGSHGTDDPTMATLPFMAAKAAREQGHDVILFLWNEAVTLARPGIGDHITGVNLPPLKDILVAIQTAGIPIWVCGACAVARKIGEPDLVSGALIKNMGDYIKAVAERDKCIAF; the protein is encoded by the coding sequence ATGCAATTCATCATCTCTGGAAGTCACGGAACCGACGATCCGACAATGGCAACCCTGCCTTTCATGGCTGCAAAAGCCGCACGGGAGCAAGGGCATGACGTAATTCTATTTCTGTGGAATGAAGCCGTGACGCTTGCGCGCCCTGGGATAGGCGATCACATAACGGGCGTAAATTTGCCGCCGTTAAAAGATATTTTAGTGGCCATACAAACGGCAGGTATCCCCATCTGGGTGTGCGGTGCTTGTGCTGTTGCGCGAAAGATTGGTGAGCCCGATCTTGTATCCGGCGCGCTGATCAAAAACATGGGAGACTATATCAAGGCGGTGGCCGAGCGTGATAAGTGTATCGCTTTCTGA